A part of Chanos chanos chromosome 9, fChaCha1.1, whole genome shotgun sequence genomic DNA contains:
- the tmem51a gene encoding transmembrane protein 51a, with protein sequence MSHSAQTSQSTSSNANNNSGSQYATCALGVGLVALGIVMIIWSVVPTANTGNSSNPSFTDAKSNTSSIAFILVGAGVGMLLLSVCLGMRNKRRRERQGQGVEGHLSADTPNGDRTETQEEQNQRYEVPTYEEAVSSGQYPVRQGIPQNNSTSQLPTYEDLVEGVQIEVDGHGTADGQPQAGGQPSLGPAEASANRRNGRPGRKLLPLKIRRIKSEKLGRKNITSPPTPTVFNIEPLTPPPQYDDKVPQL encoded by the exons ATGTCTCACAGTGCCCAAACATCTCAGAGTACTTCCAGCAACGCCAACAACAACTCCGGCTCTCAATATGCCACTTGTGCCCTGGGCGTGGGTCTGGTGGCCTTGGGTATTGTCATGATCATCTGGAGCGTGGTACCAACCGCAAACACTGGAAATAGTTCCAACCCTAGCTTTACGGACGCCAAGAGCAATACGTCATCGATCGCCTTCATCCTGGTGGGAGCTGGGGTCGGGATGCTGCTGCTCTCCGTCTGCTTGGGCATGAGGAATAAGAGACGTCGGGAGAGACAGGGCCAGGGAGTGGAAGGCCACCTCAGCGCAGACACACCCAATGGAGACAGGACAGAGAC GCAGGAAGAGCAGAACCAAAGGTATGAAGTACCCACCTATGAGGAAGCTGTTAGCAGTGGCCAGTATCCAGTACGCCAGGGCATCCCTCAGAACAACAGCACTTCTCAGCTGCCTACGTATGAGGACCTAGTGGAAGGGGTACAGATAGAGGTTGACGGACACGGCACCGCCGACGGGCAACCTCAGGCCGGCGGCCAACCATCACTGGGCCCAGCAGAGGCGTCAGCCAATCGGCGAAACGGCCGACCGGGACGCAAGCTGCTGCCGCTAAAAATCCGCCGCATCAAGTCGGAGAAACTTGGCCGGAAAAACATCACCAGCCCACCGACCCCCACAGTGTTTAACATCGAACCTCTGACCCCTCCTCCACAATACGATGACAAGGTTCCTCAGCTATGA
- the LOC115821380 gene encoding chymotrypsin-like elastase family member 2A, whose translation MRKFVLLTVLVAHAYGCGLPTFPPVVTRVVGGEDARPHSWPWQVSLQFSRDDQWIHTCGGTLISTDWVLTAAHCISSSNTYRVELGKHNLKETEEGSVAVAAGKIIVHEKYNVLLSRNDIALIKLETPVTFSETIMPACIPDVGVTLAHNAPCYITGWGRLWTDGPGADILQQTLLPVVDHATCSLPDWWYVLATEDMICAGGDGVVAGCNGDSGGPLNCQHQDGWWEVHGVVSFGSGMGCNYPQKPTVFTRVNSYISWINTVSVRFRANHNQQLKGIHPRKRTA comes from the exons ATGAGGAAATTTGTGCTTCTTACTGTCCTTGTCGCTCACG CTTACGGGTGTGGGCTGCCCACCTTCCCCCCTGTGGTAACCAGAGTCGTGGGAGGAGAAGACGCTAGACCTCACAGTTGGCCGTGGCAG GTCTCTCTTCAGTTCTCTCGTGATGACCAGTGGATTCATACGTGTGGAGGAACATTGATCTCCACTGACTGGGTCCTCACTGCTGCTCACTGtataag TAGCAGCAACACTTACAGAGTGGAGCTGGGCAAACACAACCTGAAGGAGACGGAGGAGGGCTCTGTGGCCGTCGCTGCTGGAAAAATCATTGTCCATGAGAAATACAACGTCCTTTTAAGCCG TAATGACATTGCTCTGATCAAGCTGGAGACTCCGGTAACCTTCAGTGAGACTATCATGCCTGCCTGTATTCCTGACGTTGGCGTCACGCTGGCCCACAATGCTCCTTGCTATATCACAGGCTGGGGTCGCCTTTGGA CTGACGGTCCTGGTGCTGACATCCTGCAGCAAACTCTGCTTCCTGTGGTGGATCACGCAACATGCTCACTCCCAGACTGGTGGTATGTTCTGGCTACTGAAGACATGATCTGTGCTGGAGGAGACGGGGTGGTGGCTGGCTGCAAT GGTGACTCTGGTGGACCTCTGAACTGTCAGCACCAAGATGGGTGGTGGGAGGTCCATGGCGTGGTGAGCTTTGGATCAGGGATGGGCTGCAATTATCCCCAGAAACCTACTGTGTTCACCAGAGTCAACTCCTACATTTCCTGGATCAATACTGTAAGTGTAAGATTCCGTG CAAATCACAATCAACAGCTAAAAGGCATTCATCCCAGGAAGAGAACTGCTTAA
- the LOC115821382 gene encoding chymotrypsin-like elastase family member 2A, translated as MRFLVIALLIAGAYGCGVPTFPPIVSRVVGGEDARAHSWPWQISLQVFRDGNWLHSCGGTLISKDWVLTAAHCITGDTYRLYLGKQNLKEDEEGSVAIPPEKIIVHEKWNPYNIHNDIALMKLQTSVTFSDTIQPACLPEAGYILPNNAPCYITGWGRLYTGGPLADILQQALLPVVDYATCSQSDWWGSQVTTSMLCAGGDGVVSGCNSDSGGPLNCQNSSGAWEVHGVVSFGYRICNYPEKPTVFTQVSSYMDWISTVSTRRICDIVYSYTIPNQEVNLVPLSTG; from the exons ATGAGGTTTTTGGTCATTGCTCTTCTGATTGCTGGAG CTTACGGGTGTGGAGTACCCACCTTTCCCCCAATTGTGTCGAGAGTGGTTGGAGGAGAAGATGCCCGTGCCCACAGTTGGCCGTGGCAG aTCTCTCTCCAGGTCTTCAGGGATGGTAACTGGTTACATTCCTGTGGTGGTACACTCATCTCCAAAGACTGGGTCCTCACTGCAGCTCACTGTATTAC TGGTGACACCTACAGACTGTACCTGGGCAAACAGAATCTGAAGGAGGATGAAGAAGGTTCTGTGGCCATCCCTCCTGAAAAGATCATCGTGCATGAGAAATGGAATCCCTACAACATTCA CAATGACATTGCCCTGATGAAACTGCAGACTTCAGTGACCTTCAGTGACACTATCCAACCTGCCTGTCTTCCTGAAGCTGGTTACATCCTACCCAACAATGCACCTTGCTATATCACTGGCTGGGGTCGTCTCTACA CCGGAGGCCCTCTTGCTGACATCTTGCAGCAAGCCCTGCTCCCTGTTGTGGACTATGCCACCTGTAGCCAGAGTGACTGGTGGGGCAGCCAGGTGACAACCAGCATGCTCTGTGCtggaggtgatggtgttgtCTCTGGTTGCAAT AGTGACTCTGGTGGTCCTCTGAACTGCCAAAATTCCAGCGGAGCATGGGAGGTCCACGGAGTTGTGAGTTTCGGCTATCGCATTTGCAATTACCCTGAGAAGCCCACTGTCTTCACTCAAGTCAGTTCCTACATGGACTGGATCAGCACCGTAAGTACACGGCGTATATGTGATATTGTATACTCCTACACAATACCAAATCAAGAAGTCAATTTAGTGCCTCTCAGCACAGGATGA